Genomic DNA from Candidatus Methanoperedens sp.:
TACGAGAAAGGAACTCCGGGGATGCATAGGCAGACCATATCCCATTCTGCCACTCGGTGAAGCGATAATAGTATCAGCAATCAATGCCGCACGGGACGACCCGCGCTTTTCCCCTGTAAAACCTGAAGAAATAGAAGGGCTGACCATCGAGGTTACAGTGCTTACCATCCCGAGGCGCATTAATTCAAAACCCAGAGACCTTCCAGGCAAGATAGTAATCGGGAGGGACGGGCTGATAGTTGCGACGGGCAGGAGTTCGGGTCTCCTGCTGCCGCAGGTGGCGGTGGAGCATGGCTTTGACAGCACGGAATTCCTGTGCCAGACCTGCATGAAGGCAGGGCTCATGCCTGATGCATGGCTCAACGGCGCCGAGGTATATTCCTTTGAAGGCCAGATATTCCAGGAAATCGAACCTGGAGGCGAGGTAAAAGAAAAGGAGCTCATGTACAGCGAATAGCGGATAGCAAAGTGTTAAATCTGATAACATTGTAGTAAGGAGACCCAGTGAGGTGAATTATGGCAAGATTTCCAGAAGCGGAGAAGGTACTTCTGCACATGAAAATATGCATGAAATGCAATGCACGGAATTCAGTACGCGCAACCCGATGCAGAAAATGCGGATATACCGGTCTTAGAATGAAATCAAAGGAATTGAAGGGAACGTAATATTCACCCATATATTTCCTTAAGCAGACCCCTGACTTCCTTAATGATCGGGCTGGCTGTATTTGCAGCGGCATTAATAGGGGCTGGCAGCGATGTAAAAGAATACGCCCTGCCCATTTTTCTTGGCTTTACCGTTGCATTTTTATTTGGCATCGCTGGAAATGCGATAAACGATTATCTGGATCGGGAGAATGATAAAATAAACCATCCCGACAGACCCATCCCGTCCGGGAAACTAAAACCCGGGCAGGCTCTCTTTTTTTCAATGGTCTTTTTCGCCATTTCCCTGCTGCTCGCTCTTTTCTTAAGTTTCATCGTGAAATCACTGCTGGTAGTTGTTATAGTTGTTATTGCACTTGCATCCCAGATTGCCTATGAGAAAAAATTCAAGCATGAAAAAATCGTAGGAAACATGATAATAGGTACCCAGACCGCACTTGCATTCATATTTGGCGGGGTTATTGTGGGTAGAACCTTGATTACGGGAATAATAGCGATTGCAGTATTTTTATCCATTGTGGGGCGTGAGATAATAAAGGATATCGAGGATATTAAAGGGGATAAAGACAGGATTACCCTGCCCATGAAAATAGGAGTAAGGAACGCAGGTATTGTAGCTGCAGTGCTTATCATTCTTGCGGTTTTAATAAGCCCGCTGCCTTACTATCCTCTTCATCAATTCGGGTGGGAATATTTAGTGGTTGTTTTGCTCGCCGATATGCTATTTATCGGTTCATTGCCTTTAATTTTCAAAGATGCAAAGCTGGCACGGAGGATGCTTAAATTTGCAATGCTAATTGCTATAGTAGCTTTTATAGTAGGAAGTGTTTCCAGGGGATAGATGCAAACTTCGAGCCTCTGAATCAAAACTCGTAAATTTCAGGTCCGTAGGAGCTAAAAATAACAGCTCTTTTTTGAAATTTTGTTTCTGTTGACTTATCGTAAAAGGATTTATGGATGAACGAAAGCTCGATTTCTCTTTTTTGCCTCACGGTGTCTTTTTCGTCCCCTTCGTATTTCTTGGACATATGGGTTCCTTTATTCAGCACCATGCTCCGGAGACATACCGCAATAAGCATAATTATCTGCCTGTCGCTCCAGTTGATGTTGGATGAACCATTCTGGGCATACACAAAGCTATTGCTATCCAGTTTTCCAAAAAGCCACATATCGCCGTTCACATAGCCCTTGGCATGCCTGAGAATCACATTTGCCTCAGGAAGGGTTTTAAAAAATTCTTTCCCCTCTTCTGCTGCCCATCTGGTAGAGAAGTTGATCATGAAATGCACAGTGTGCCCGGGGTCTATTACGGTTGCACCTTCGAGGTTTAACAGATCTTTTCTCAAATCGTAATTGGTATCCTTCGGATCGATGCGGGTATCATATTTACCTACAAATCTTAACCTTACGTTATTCTTTTTGGAATATTCCCTGTACATTTCCACATGCCTGCGCATGCCTTCATATATATCCTTATAATTTACTCTTTCCTTGTGTCCCTCGTGGATGACATTGATATAGCTGTTTTTCGCACCCAGCACCTTCAGGAAATGAATAAATCTCATAACAAAAAGCCCGCCATCGAAATATGCATCCGACCCTTCAAGATTTGTAGAGGTTCTTGTCCCATCGGTCATATCGTAGATGACCAGTCCTTCCATATTCTTTCTGGAGCCGTCGATTGCTAATTTTTCGCAGCAATTTCTAAATGCTGTGCGAATCTCTTCGTCCTGCGGCAGGGTAATCATACTGTTCTTCCTATAATAGCTGAAGTATATTATAAATATCTCCTCCCAGCTTGAGGTTAGTTATTATTCATGACCATATTTGATTCACGACTCAAGGAACATCAACGCCTTTTGGAGCAGAGAAGGATTCAGACGGTTGATCTCATTAGAGGTGTTGATATTGTGCTTATGATCCTGTTTAACTATTCTGTTACTTTGAGTTATTTTAGACTGATCAACATGCCCTCTAATTTTCTTTACTTGTTTGTCTTTCCCAGAGCCATAGCCTTGATTTTTATTTTCATATCCGGGGTTGCAGCCCATATCAGCTTTGAAAAAAATAAAGAAAATTTCAGCAAAAAATATTTAAAAAGAGGAGGAAAACTTCTAATTTTTGCAGCGTTTATAACCCTGTTTACTTACATATTTGTACCAGAGGGGACAATATTTTTCGGTATACTGCATTTCTTTTCTGTCAGCTCTTTCCTCGTACCATTTTTCATCAGATATAATAAGCTAAACCTGATAGGTGGTTTACTGATTATTTTATCCGGCTTTTACCTGCAGATAACACAATTCGATTTCTCCTATCTATTCTGGTTGGGATTTATGCCTAAAAACTTCTCCACCTTCGATTATTTCCCTTTAATACCCTGGCTTGGGGTTCTTATGCTCGGCATATATTCGGGAAAATATTTTGTCAGGAGAACAACTGATCTAAAATTCGAAAGCAGATTTGCCGCCGCATTTATGTTTTTGGGTAAAAACTCTCTGACTATTTATTTAATCCACCAGCCTGTGCTTATCTTCCTTTTGATTGTACTGGGATTTAAAATATTTTGAAATAACACTACCTGTTGCTCGTTTCCGCGATTTTCCTGATACTTTCTTTAAATGAAAGAGGTTCAAACCAGAATATCGTTTTAAGGTCATTCGGTTCGCAAACCATGTTATTGTGCAGCGATTCTATAAGCCAGTAAATCACGTTTGGATTCACAGGTGCGAGTTTTCCCAGCATGACCGAGGAGAGCCAGTTCCATGAACCTGGAATCGACAAAAAAACCCTTTTTAGTCCCAGCTCCTTTGCATACTGCTGCATAAGTTCTCTATATGTAAAAACCTGTGAGCAGCCTATGTCATAGCATTTGTTTAAAGTCTCTTTTTTGTCCATGCATTCAACAAGATATCGTATCACATCGCCGATATAGATGGGCTGCACCCTTGTATTTTGCCAGTTAAAAACCGGGATTATCGGGAATTTTCTGACAGCAGTGTCAAGAATCTCAAAAGCGGCGCCGCCCCTGCCGATTATGACAGAAGCCCTGAAAATCGTGTAATCGATGCCGCTGTTCTTGATCATCTCCTCCACTTCCTTCCTGCTCTCAAGGTGAGTCGAGAGCTTCTCCTGCCGGGGTCTTATGCCTGTGAGGTGAATAATCCTCTTGACGTCATTGATTTTACACGCTTTTACCATGTTGGTAATTGCAAGCCGATCGAGTATATCGAACCTTTTCTGTGCCTTCTGCGTACCCATCATGTGAATGAAGTAATATACAGTGTCCACCCCTTCTGTGGCTTTGACAAGTGAATCATAGTCAAGCACGTCGCTAATTACATAAGAGATGTTGGGTTTTTCTGAGCGCACGGGTTTCCTGACAAGACATCTGACCTGAACCTTCTTTTCCGATAATGCCCGCAGTACTCGTTCGCCTATGAAGCCTGTGGCGCCGGTGAGGAGAATCATAATCTATTTCTTGCGGCGAATTGTATTTAACTTATCAGGAGGAAAACATTAATCCGGCACCAGTCCCTCCCCCTTGAATATCTTCCTCGCCTCCTCAAGCGAAATATCGGCAGGCGGTACAATTATTCTTGTCCCCTTTATTAACTATCTTCACAATATTATTATCTATTTTATTTATCTCATCCATGTGCTTTTTATCGATCTCGAACTGCCCTTCGCCCATCAATCGAACGATCATTTTCCCATCTCCTTCTTCAGCGCTTCAAGCTGCGCATCCACATCGCCTTTTGACTTTATCTTCGAAAGCTCCCGGTCGATATCGTCCTTCGTACCGCCTGTAACATCCTCTAGCGTCCCTGCCTCCACAAGCTCATCCAGCGCCTCAGCCCGCGCCTTCATGGTCTCGGTCTTATCCTGCGCCCGCTGGACTGCCATGCCGATATCGCTCATCTCTTCCCCGATGCCGCTCACGGCTTCCGTGACCTTGACCTGCGCCTCAGCCGCGCTGTACTGTGCTTTTATTGTTTCCTTTGTCGTGCGGAAGGCTTCTATCTTGGTTGAGAGGCGCTTTTCTGTTTCTATGAGTTTTCCCTGCTGATTGGCAACATCTGCAATCTGCTGGGTAAGGCTTGCGATTTCAGTCTGAGACGTGCTCTTTCTCTCAAGCGCAATCCGTGCAAGGTCCTCCCTGCCTGCCTTTACGGCTTCCCTTGATTGCTCGTCCAGTTTCTGAACATTCTGCTCAAGCTTTACTTTCTGAAGCTCGAGGCGTTTCTTCGATGTGGTAACCTCTGCCACTCCGCGCTTGACATTCTGCAAAAGTTCAATCTGCTTCTCATAAGAATAATCCAGAGTCTCTCTCGGGTCTTCGAATTTCCCTAAGATCTTGTTTATTTTTGATTTGATGATTGTACTTGTTCTTTCTATAAGCCCCATATTCTTACCTCATCATTCCAATTTCCTTCTACCGCTAAATAGTTTGTTCTTTACAGTGCTCTTTCAGGCTCTGGAACTTGATCAATAAAATAGTAGCCGCATGGCTGGTGCCCCTGTTCGCTTTTTGTCCTGGGGTATTTCCTGCACATAGGAGGTCTGATGCCGTGGATAGTGCATATTGCCTTGCGAGAATTATAATTTTCAAACCTGAGGAACGGACATTTATACAGGAACATGCAGCAAGAGCCACAATTTTTGCACTCCCCTGCTCTTTTCCCATCCACTGGCAGTATTAAACTTGTCGCTGCCCTCCTAATTTTCCCGGTCAAACCATTCATTCGTTGTTTAACCTGCTTCAAATGATATAAATATTTTGATTTTATATATTTCCTTCATAACCCTTATGATAAAATAATGACGTTTATTAGCATATGGTGCGCATAGGAAGCCTGGAACTTAATAAATCAATAGTTGCATCCATAGGAAAAAATCCCATCGAATCTGCAATCAGGGCAAAACAGTTAGGGGCAGATATGCTGGAGCTTAGAATAGACCTCCTGGATGCGGACGCACTTAAAATCCTTCAAGCGCTAAAGAAGCTCAGCTTGCCGGTAATTATTACTAACCGGATGAAGCAGGAAGGAGGTGCATGGGAGGGAAGCGAAGACAAGCGCATTCAAAAATTATTATCTTTACTGCCGGGCGCAGATGCTGTTGACATTGAGTTATGCGCCCAAGAAAGAGACGCTGTTGTAGAAAAAGCCAGAAGCAATGGTAAGACTGTTATCATATCCACACACGATTTCCAGAGAACACCCGGGATTGATGTTATGCTTGGCGTTATTCGCGAATCTTTTGAAGCAGGGGGAGACATAGCCAAACTTGCCGTAATGCCGCACTCGTTCGAGGACGTTCTCCGTCTGCTTGAGGTTACCCTGCAGTCGAAGGGAAAAGTATGCACCATCGCTATGGGCAACATCGGCAGGCATTCACGCATTATTGCGCCGATTTATGGTTCTGTCATGACCTACGGATATGTGGATGCTCCCACAGGGCAGGGACAGTTTAAGGTAGATGAATTAAAATACGTGCTGAAACTACTCTGACATATCCTTCACTCATTCTCATGAAAAATCCATAGTGCTAAATATTGTAAAAACCTTTATAATTGAATGTATAATAAAGAGGGTACGATAAAATGGAACTTAAAGTCCAACCACTTCAAATCAAAGCAGGCAAGTATAAAGTAGTCCTTAATCCACAGGATGCCAAGGAGCTCGGCGTACAGGGGGGAGACCGTGTCCAGTTAAAAGACCACAGCTACTTGACTGCAATCGTTGAGATTGGCGATATGATTCAAAAAGGTACAGTGGGAGTATACCAGGAATGCTGTGAAAAGCTTGGAAAAGTATGTCCCCTTACGATAGATATCATCCCGACTTTAAGACCGAGTTCAGTTGGTTTTATTAAAAAATTTATGGACAAACAGAAGCTCACACAGGAGGAAATCTACCAGATAGTCCAGGATATTGTAAAGGATAACCTCACAGAAATCGAGATGTCGGCCTTCGTTACCACCTCATACATCCATGGGATGAGCAGTGATGAGATAGAATGGCTGACAAGAGCAATGATCGACAGCGGCGAAAAAATCGAATTCGACACGCATCCGATTATGGATAAGCACAGCATAGGAGGCGTCCCCGGCAATAAAATATCGCTGCTTGTGGTTCCTATAATTGCTGCAAACGGTCTTCTCATACCCAAGACAAGTTCAAGGGCGATCACGGGCGCTGCAGGTACGGCAGACCTGATGGAAGTACTTGCGCCCGTAGAATTCTCGGCTGAAGAAATAAAGTCAATTACAGAGAAAGTCGGCGGCATAATAGCATGGGGAGGTGCTACAAATATCGCCCCAGCCGATGATAAGCTGATACATATCGAATATCCTCTCTCCATAGACCCCCACAACCAGCTTCTGGCATCCATAATGGCAAAAAAGGGCGCTGTCGGGGCTGACTGTGTTGTTATAGACATACCCATAGGCAGCGGGACCAAGGTTCCTACCATGGATGACGGGAAAAAACTCGCAAGAGACTTAATCGAACTGGGGGAGCGGCTCGGGATGAATGTGGAATGCGCCATGACCTACGGCGCATCGCCTGTGGGAAGAACTGTTGGACCGGCAATCGAGGTGAGGGAGGCGTTGAAGGTACTGGAAACAATGCAGGGACCAAACAGCCTTATTGAAAAGAGTACGGGTCTTGCCGGAATTTTGCTTGAGATGGGAGGGGCTGCTGCTAAAGGTCACGGCAAGGAGCTTGCAATGGAGACGCTGCGTTCTGGCAAAGCGCTTGCGAAACTGAAGGAGATGATTGAAGCACAGGGCGGAAATCCGAAAGTAGTGCATACCGATATTAAACCCGGGGAGCATAGTGCAGAACTTGCATCCCCTGCGGACGGGTACGTCATTGAATTCGATAATAAGCGCATAGTCGAGATTGCAAGGATGGCTGGCGCGCCAAACGATACAGGGGCAGGGGTCTGGATTCATAAGAAAAAAGGTGAAATAGTTAAGAAAGGCGAGCCCCTGATTACAATTTTTGCTGATAAGAGCTGGAAGCTTACCAATGCTTTAAAAAGCGCGGAAAAGGATTATCCGATAATCGTGGAAGGCATGCTTCTTGAGAGAGTTCAGACGTTCAAGGTTTTTTAGATTATAGATTCCTGCCTCACAAGAAAATTACTCTGACAAAAACCAGCATAAAAATAGCTTTTCCGATTAATTATAGTTGTAATTTAGTTTTTACTTATAACATATAGTAAATACATTTATACATAATTGGAGGTTACTTGAATCATACCCAGATCGGAGGTAAAGTAAATGGATTTGTTAAAGAAAATCGTAAATGAAAAGAGAATGGAAATGGGAACGTCTCGGGGGATAAATCACTTGTGGAAAGCCTTATAGTAAAGTAGATAAAAACAATTAGAAACGGAGTGATATTTTATGGAAACAATTAGTGCACATAAGTCAGTAGTAGAAATGTACGGTGTATTGAATAAAGACGGCATGACCAATACTTTTGATCGATTTGATGCTCAGGGAAACCGCTGCACGTTCTGCGACCTGGGTATAAGCTGTCAGCTATGCAGCAACGGTCCGTGCAGGATAAAAGCCGGGGCAGACCGCGGCGCATGCGGCATCGATGCAGACGGCATGGCGATGAGAAACATGCTATTCCTGAATACCATGGGAACGTCTACATACACCTTCCATGCCAAGGAGGTAGCAAAAACCCTCAGCGCTACAGCCATGGGGAAAACGCCTTTCCAGATAAAGGATGAGGCAAAACTCCGAAGTCTTGCAGAGAAGATGGGAATAAAAACAGGGCAGAGCATCAGTATTCTCGCTCCTGCAGTGGCTGATGCCATTATGGCAGGTATCAATGCAGATTCGGATGAAGAGCTTCCAAATGTTCTCCTCTTTGCTCCGAAATCAAGGATAGAACTGTGGCGAAAACTCGGCATCATGCCAGGAGGACCTCTTCATGAAATTATGGATGCGGTTTCAAGCACACAGACCAATGTCGATGGTGATTATGTTTCACTTGCAAAGAAGGCTTTGCGTCTGGGTATTGCATGCATCTACGGTTCCCAGATTCCGCTTGAAATGGTACAGGACGTACTTTTCGGAACGCCAAAACCTCATGAGGTTGCGGTGGACATTGGAATAATAGATCCTGCCTATGTGAATATAGCAGTGAACGGTCATGAGCCCTTCATCGGCGCGGCCCTCATCAAGGCAGCTCATGAGCCAAAAAACCAGGAAAAAGCAAAGAATGCAGGAGGCAGGGGGCTTCGTATCATTGGTTCGATCGAGACCGGGCAGGAGCTTGTCCAGAGATTTGAGACAGACAATGTATTCGTGGGCATGATCGGGAACTGGCTCTCCATCGAACCTGCGCTTGCAACAGGCGGCATCGATGTTTTTGCCATGGATATGAACTGTTCACCCCCGGGAATGGGAGCGTACCAGGATAAATATAACACTACCCTTGTCTCAGTCTCAAAACTTGTTAACGTTCCGGGAATGAAAGACCAGATAGTGTATAAGCCTGAGGAGGTGGCATCCCAGGCACAGCGGCTTATAGATATTGCAATAGAGAACTTCAAGAAGCGAAAAGGAAAAATCACAAACAAGTCCAAAAGGAAACAAAACGCTGTTATCGGATTCTCTACAGAAGCATGCCTCGGCGCTCTTGGCGGCACTCTTGACCCCCTGCTCGATGTCATCAAGAAAGGAACTATTAAAGGTGTGGTGGCTCTTGTGAGCTGCACAACGCTGCGCGATGGCGGACAGGATATCAATACATTGAAAATGGCACGTGAACTTATCAAGCGCGACATTCTTGTCATAAGCGCAGGATGCGGCAATGCAGCCCTACAGGTAGGAGGTCTTACCACTCTTGAGGCTAAGCAGGAAGCGGGCCCAGGTCTTAAGGCGGTATGCGAGCTTCTCAAAATCCCGCCTGTGCTGAGCTTTGGCACATGCACTGACACGGGAAGAATCACGCTCCTTGTCACTGCTGTTGCGGACGCTCTCGGAGTTGACCCGTCACAGCTTCCAGTTGCAGTTACAGCCCCGGAGTACATGGAGCAGAAAGCAACCATAGACGCCATCTTTGCCCTGGCTTTTGGTCTGTATACCCATGTGGCGCCCATGCCTCCAGTGGGTGGAGCGCCTCGGCTTGTGAAACTCCTCACAGAGGATATTGAAGGGCTGACCGGAGGAAAACTTGCTGTTCAGACCGATATGGTTGAAGGGGCAGATGGCATCGAGGCGCATATCAACAAAAAGAGAAAAGCCCTTGGACTGCCGGTATGAAGTGTTGAAAGCCAAATAACCTGAATGAAGATTAATTGCCGCAGTATTTAAAAAATCTCACCTACTAATCGCTCATACTCGCAAAAGCGATTTAGTAGGTGCAAAATAATTTACGTCACGATTACTTTTCCGTGTACTATGGTGGGATGGATTGTACAACTGTATTCAAATGTTCCGGCTTGATTAAATGTGTAGCTAAAAGTACCTCCCTGATTAATATTGCCTGAATCAAATTCACCCGATACAGATGTTACAGTATGCGGAGCGGGGTCGCTGTTGGTCCAGGTGACGGTTGTTCCTGTAGAGATTGTTACGGTTGGCGGATTAAATGCGAAACCTTTAATCTCTACGGTTACCGCTACTGACGTCGGCTGTATTGTAGTTCCCACAGAAACATTCACGCCGACCCCCACGCCTTGCGTCTCTGTCGGCTGTGCCGTGGTTGTCGGAGCCGGTTGCGTCTGTGTTGGCTGCGGTGTTGTTGTTGGTGCAGAAGTGCAGCCGCTTATGAGGAGCACCATTGCTAATAGTCCAATAATCAATGTTTTTTTCATTTTAAACCTCCCATACTGGAATTATAGATACAATGATATATATCATTTTGGGATGACGCTTTTTTTCCAATAGTTTTGCTGCCATCGTGGCGCTTGTGGTAACGCTGAGTCTTGTTGCGGTGCAGCTTGCGGCGCAGTCATATTCAGCGAGAGTGATTGAAGTATTCAGGAGGGCACCTGACCTATGGATTCTTATTCTGATTTATGGCATTGCGAATTATTATGGGCTGGGTGTGCTGAAGTTGATTGAGAAGGCGAATCCGGCGCTCAATAGTCTGTCGAATCTTGAGGGGTATGTGGCGATTTCTTATTATCTTGGCGTTTTTGCGTTTGTGGCGCTGGTGCCTTATAAACCT
This window encodes:
- a CDS encoding UbiA family prenyltransferase — protein: MIGLAVFAAALIGAGSDVKEYALPIFLGFTVAFLFGIAGNAINDYLDRENDKINHPDRPIPSGKLKPGQALFFSMVFFAISLLLALFLSFIVKSLLVVVIVVIALASQIAYEKKFKHEKIVGNMIIGTQTALAFIFGGVIVGRTLITGIIAIAVFLSIVGREIIKDIEDIKGDKDRITLPMKIGVRNAGIVAAVLIILAVLISPLPYYPLHQFGWEYLVVVLLADMLFIGSLPLIFKDAKLARRMLKFAMLIAIVAFIVGSVSRG
- a CDS encoding NAD(P)H-binding protein — encoded protein: MILLTGATGFIGERVLRALSEKKVQVRCLVRKPVRSEKPNISYVISDVLDYDSLVKATEGVDTVYYFIHMMGTQKAQKRFDILDRLAITNMVKACKINDVKRIIHLTGIRPRQEKLSTHLESRKEVEEMIKNSGIDYTIFRASVIIGRGGAAFEILDTAVRKFPIIPVFNWQNTRVQPIYIGDVIRYLVECMDKKETLNKCYDIGCSQVFTYRELMQQYAKELGLKRVFLSIPGSWNWLSSVMLGKLAPVNPNVIYWLIESLHNNMVCEPNDLKTIFWFEPLSFKESIRKIAETSNR
- a CDS encoding TIGR00296 family protein, with product MLTKPEGELAVHLARGAIEECLNNGIKIKPDNLPEVFSEKRGVFVTLNTRKELRGCIGRPYPILPLGEAIIVSAINAARDDPRFSPVKPEEIEGLTIEVTVLTIPRRINSKPRDLPGKIVIGRDGLIVATGRSSGLLLPQVAVEHGFDSTEFLCQTCMKAGLMPDAWLNGAEVYSFEGQIFQEIEPGGEVKEKELMYSE
- the aroD gene encoding type I 3-dehydroquinate dehydratase, which translates into the protein MVRIGSLELNKSIVASIGKNPIESAIRAKQLGADMLELRIDLLDADALKILQALKKLSLPVIITNRMKQEGGAWEGSEDKRIQKLLSLLPGADAVDIELCAQERDAVVEKARSNGKTVIISTHDFQRTPGIDVMLGVIRESFEAGGDIAKLAVMPHSFEDVLRLLEVTLQSKGKVCTIAMGNIGRHSRIIAPIYGSVMTYGYVDAPTGQGQFKVDELKYVLKLL
- a CDS encoding 50S ribosomal protein L40e → MARFPEAEKVLLHMKICMKCNARNSVRATRCRKCGYTGLRMKSKELKGT
- the cooS gene encoding anaerobic carbon-monoxide dehydrogenase catalytic subunit, whose product is METISAHKSVVEMYGVLNKDGMTNTFDRFDAQGNRCTFCDLGISCQLCSNGPCRIKAGADRGACGIDADGMAMRNMLFLNTMGTSTYTFHAKEVAKTLSATAMGKTPFQIKDEAKLRSLAEKMGIKTGQSISILAPAVADAIMAGINADSDEELPNVLLFAPKSRIELWRKLGIMPGGPLHEIMDAVSSTQTNVDGDYVSLAKKALRLGIACIYGSQIPLEMVQDVLFGTPKPHEVAVDIGIIDPAYVNIAVNGHEPFIGAALIKAAHEPKNQEKAKNAGGRGLRIIGSIETGQELVQRFETDNVFVGMIGNWLSIEPALATGGIDVFAMDMNCSPPGMGAYQDKYNTTLVSVSKLVNVPGMKDQIVYKPEEVASQAQRLIDIAIENFKKRKGKITNKSKRKQNAVIGFSTEACLGALGGTLDPLLDVIKKGTIKGVVALVSCTTLRDGGQDINTLKMARELIKRDILVISAGCGNAALQVGGLTTLEAKQEAGPGLKAVCELLKIPPVLSFGTCTDTGRITLLVTAVADALGVDPSQLPVAVTAPEYMEQKATIDAIFALAFGLYTHVAPMPPVGGAPRLVKLLTEDIEGLTGGKLAVQTDMVEGADGIEAHINKKRKALGLPV
- a CDS encoding cupredoxin family copper-binding protein, which translates into the protein MKKTLIIGLLAMVLLISGCTSAPTTTPQPTQTQPAPTTTAQPTETQGVGVGVNVSVGTTIQPTSVAVTVEIKGFAFNPPTVTISTGTTVTWTNSDPAPHTVTSVSGEFDSGNINQGGTFSYTFNQAGTFEYSCTIHPTIVHGKVIVT
- a CDS encoding AMP phosphorylase, which encodes MELKVQPLQIKAGKYKVVLNPQDAKELGVQGGDRVQLKDHSYLTAIVEIGDMIQKGTVGVYQECCEKLGKVCPLTIDIIPTLRPSSVGFIKKFMDKQKLTQEEIYQIVQDIVKDNLTEIEMSAFVTTSYIHGMSSDEIEWLTRAMIDSGEKIEFDTHPIMDKHSIGGVPGNKISLLVVPIIAANGLLIPKTSSRAITGAAGTADLMEVLAPVEFSAEEIKSITEKVGGIIAWGGATNIAPADDKLIHIEYPLSIDPHNQLLASIMAKKGAVGADCVVIDIPIGSGTKVPTMDDGKKLARDLIELGERLGMNVECAMTYGASPVGRTVGPAIEVREALKVLETMQGPNSLIEKSTGLAGILLEMGGAAAKGHGKELAMETLRSGKALAKLKEMIEAQGGNPKVVHTDIKPGEHSAELASPADGYVIEFDNKRIVEIARMAGAPNDTGAGVWIHKKKGEIVKKGEPLITIFADKSWKLTNALKSAEKDYPIIVEGMLLERVQTFKVF
- a CDS encoding heparan-alpha-glucosaminide N-acetyltransferase, encoding MTIFDSRLKEHQRLLEQRRIQTVDLIRGVDIVLMILFNYSVTLSYFRLINMPSNFLYLFVFPRAIALIFIFISGVAAHISFEKNKENFSKKYLKRGGKLLIFAAFITLFTYIFVPEGTIFFGILHFFSVSSFLVPFFIRYNKLNLIGGLLIILSGFYLQITQFDFSYLFWLGFMPKNFSTFDYFPLIPWLGVLMLGIYSGKYFVRRTTDLKFESRFAAAFMFLGKNSLTIYLIHQPVLIFLLIVLGFKIF
- a CDS encoding PspA/IM30 family protein, whose translation is MGLIERTSTIIKSKINKILGKFEDPRETLDYSYEKQIELLQNVKRGVAEVTTSKKRLELQKVKLEQNVQKLDEQSREAVKAGREDLARIALERKSTSQTEIASLTQQIADVANQQGKLIETEKRLSTKIEAFRTTKETIKAQYSAAEAQVKVTEAVSGIGEEMSDIGMAVQRAQDKTETMKARAEALDELVEAGTLEDVTGGTKDDIDRELSKIKSKGDVDAQLEALKKEMGK